From Carassius auratus strain Wakin chromosome 9, ASM336829v1, whole genome shotgun sequence:
CAAAATTTTCAAAgctatcacaataaaaaaaaattgttaaaagtattttatCTGGAAAACATGTCCTGGAAAAACTTTCCCCAATAAGCAGAAGTATGTTTTCATTATGGTAATGAGAATAGTGTAGAAAATATGCtttattgtcatgaaaatattGCAAACTATTTTAATGGTCCCTGTTCTGTTGTCTTTaaggtaaaatataattttgtattgtaCCTTTAAATTAAGGATGAAATATAACCCCGAagtgttcttgacaggttttatGAGATTCTGTCATAAAATTGTTTGATTTTAGGTTTAGATTGATGGTGGCTGATGTAATGGcttgcttttctctttctctcactctctctgtcaaGTTTGAAGGTTGCTCAAAGGCTTACTCGCGACTGGAAAACCTCAAAACTCACTTGAGGTCTCACACAGGGGAGAAACCTTATGTATGTGAGCATGAGGGTTGTAACAAGGCGTTTTCCAACGCTTCAGACCGAGCCAAGCACCAGAACCGCACGCACTCGAATGAGGTTCGAGCTTTCAACATCCATTTCATTATGTGCATTTTGTTTCCCATCTCAAGACTAAGACGAAAAGATTTGATTTAAGTCAGATTTGATTGCACTCTGAAAGCTATCTGTTACTGCTTTGCAGAAACCATATGTGTGCAAGATCCCAGGTTGCACAAAACGCTATACAGACCCCAGTTCTCTCAGGAAACATGTTAAGACTGTTCACGGTCCAGAAGCACATGTCACTAAGAAGCAGCGTGGTGATGCACCACCTAAACCTCACCCTCCTAAAGGGAATGGAGAAAATGAGGCACAGTCAAAGCATGCAAGAGGAAAAACAGATGGGTCAGAGGAAGCCAACAGCACCACCCGAGGAGTGGAGGATTGCCAACATGTCAAATCTATCAAGACGGAAAACACAGTGGTAAGAATAGTCTGTTTTGTTCTTAATAAATTATTACACTGCTGATGAGATGTTTTGTTGAAGTTTTTGACTAAAAGCAGTTTTACAGTATACAGCAACCACAAGTTCCCAGGTTTTTTTCATTAGGAGAGAGGCAGCACAAGATAAAATAAAGCTGGAAATGTTTGTTACTGTGGTGTATCATTTGAATTTATGTGGTCAAAAAATaacatggaagagaaaaaaaaatgtctattgtTGCTGGTTCATACTTCTACTGTTCAAGATGGTGTCTAAACTATTTTATGAAGGAATAAATGCCATAACTACTTACTTCTGTTGACTCATTTTAGATATTAGCGTTTTGCATGTTAAGTAGTATTTACTGTTATCACCTCATGCAGAGATAGAGCATGTTCAGATCTTGCGGTTTATCATGTACATTGTAAaataatcttaaagggatagtccaccgaaaatgaaaatttgatgtttatctgcttacaaAATGTAGgtgtttttgtttcttcagtaaaacacaaatttagatttttagctcaaaccgttgcagtcaatcagtcttataatgtaagtggatgggaatcacagctaaaacatacaaaaaataaaaacattcacaaacaaaaccaaattaaaccctgcagatcATGATGATACAtggatgtgtaaagacacaaaacatctcgatcggtctgtgcaaaaaactgaacagtatttatatatatatatattttttttttttttttttttttttttttacgtctgattcatgcaatgtccaaactgttagAACTGTCCTGAGCACATTCTCAAGCAGGCACATGTGGAGGCTTCTTCTtttgctttatggtggatcgcAGACTTAAAAGtccattaccgccacctatctctcaaatggaccattgacactccagtTACAATTAGGAGTGTTAACGGTCCATTGGTCCAGAAGCCTCCTCACATGCTTGCTTGAAAACGCACACAACAAGACGCGCTCAGGACAGTTCTAACAGTTTggtaaaaaatgatataaatactgttcaatttcttgcacagacctattgttttgtgtctttacacatcaatgtatcttcacgagctgcagggtttaatttggtttcgtttgtatgtttttttttttgttgtttttttttttgtcttagctGTGATTCCCATACACTTAAATTATAAGACTGACTGAATGGAACGATTTGAGCTAAAAATCTCAGTGTtcaactgaagaaacaaagtcatctatatcttggatgccctgggggtaagcagataaacatcaaattttatttttgggtgaactatctctttaatgcaGAGATCAAACTAATGTACTAACCATTGCCTCATCAAATGTACTAATCCTCTCCTTTCCTCTTAACTAACTTGCTTCTCTTTGAAAATAATGGACAGACTGTACTGAGGTGAGCACTGCAGTAATGCCTTTTTATGCATGGCAATATCAATACTTTTTCAAAACCCAACTTCAATTATGTTTGGTATAGTTGTGTTGtccaaatgtttaataaaaaatctattcATTTTCCTGCATACTATCAGTAGAACAATTCCTATTTAGAACAGCTTATTGAATTCCACAAACTTTACCGCGATTCTGTCACAAGAATATCAGTGGAACTTATCTTTACTCATTACGGTTTCATTGTAGATGTATCAGTCCAGCCCTGGTGGTCAGTCATCATGTAGCAGTGAGCCATCGCCACTTGGCAGTGCCACCAACAATGACAGTGGAGTAGAGATGGCCATGCACAGTGGAGGCAGTTTGGGGGACCTGAGTGGTTTAGATGACGTGCCTGTAGTAGATTCTACCGGTTCTCCAGGTACTTCTGCAGGAGTGGGTCTCCAGCTGCGTAAAAACGGGGGAGGACTACTACATCTTGAGAACATCAAGAAGGAAAAACTAAAAACTGTAAGAGACCCCTGCTCCTGGGCGAATGCATCTCCTCAAGTCCGAAATACCAAGCTGCCTCCAATACCCTCTATTGGTGAGTACTGCAGCCAAACAtgggtttattattttattcccaCTTTGTGCAATTTGAGAAAGTAAAATGTCTCTGATAACTCTGTTCTTTAGATTCACTGCTGGAGACTCCATATATAGGCAATCAGATGCCTGGACCTCCAACCCAACGTTTAGGAGACTTGTCTTCGTATGAGATGACAATGCTAAATCAGCTGCAAGAGCGCAGAGACAGCTCCACCAGCACAATGAGCTCAGCATACACGCTAAGCCGTCGGTCCTCTGGTATTTCACCCTGCTACTCCAGTCGTCGCTCCAGCGAAGCTTCACAATTTGGTGTCCGCAACCACAACATCAGCTCAGCAGACTCCTATGACCCCATCTCCACAGATCTGTCACGCCGTTCCAGCGAAGCTAGCCAATGTGGTGGTGTAGGTGGACTCTCAAGTTTACTAAGTCTCACCCCGGCTCAACACTACCGTCTCAAAGCGAAATACGCCGCAGCCACAGGGGGTGCGCCACCAACACCTCTGCCCAACATGGATCGCATGAGTCTTAGAACTAGAATGGCCCTATACAATGACTCGCAGGAAAGTTCAGCACATTTGCACCATTCCCAAGGTGTAGTCAACTCAAGACGCTGCAGTGACACTGGCTATGGTGCCCCTGGCATGATGCCTCATGAAGTTCCAACCAATCTTCCACGACGAGCAAGTGACCCTGTTCGTCGTACAGCTATCGATCCGCTCTCCTTGCCGAGGGTTCAGCGATTCAACAGCATCAGCAACATGAACCTGTCACGTTTGCCTGCGATAGAGCGCCGTGCTTTCAACTTGCAGGGCAACACCTGGTCTGATGGCAGCTTGCATCGTCATCCTTTCAGCCAGAGGCCACCTAGTATTTCAGAGAATGTTTTAATGGAGAATATGGCCACTGATGGAGGTGATCAGCAAGAAGATGATATGGTGCTACCAGATGATATGGTACAGTACCTCAGCTCCCAGAATGGTAGCTCAAATCAGGACCCAGGGATTTCTGTCAGCTATGGTCATGCACTAGACACCCATGGTAATATGATCTCCCAACAACAGTTTTATGGACCGCGGCGAATGGGCATGACAAACAACAACGGAAGCCAGGTAGAGCCTGTATGCCCAGGTCCAGAGCAAATGGCCAATCAGCAAAGCATAAACAAGAACAACATGCCAGTGCAGTGGAACGAGGTCAGTTCTGGTTCTGTGGATACAACTGCAAGGCTTCCAAAGCAGCAACAACTCCGAGGGAACTTGACAGTGGTTCAGCAGAAGCAGAATTTTGGCTCTTACCAAGGATTTGCCACTAATCAGCAGGTTATACCAATGAGCCAAAATCTAGCTAGCCTGCAACAGGGTTATCCACAGAGGGCCACCCAAAGGATGAACTCTGTCCAGCAGTATCGGCAATCTGTTACCAATCAGAGTCAGAATCTCGGCGAGCAAGTAAACCCTCAACCAGGATATCGACAGGACCTAAATTACAACTCCAGTCACCGCCTAACATGCAACAGCATGGGTCCACCCAATGGGAGAGTGATGCAAAACCAGGAGATGCAGAATTACAGATCCAACTTTTCACATATGAACAATGTCAACCAGCAAAATTACGTCCCAGCCGTTCAAAATACAGGCAGAGGTCTGATACAGCCCAGACCTCCGTCCgaacccaaacctttgaatagACAACACTCAGGTTCAGCAATGATTCAGCAAAATGGTTGCTCCCTGTCCAACGTCAACTCCTCAGAAGCTAGCCCAAAAAGATCAGGTGACTTCGGTCAACACAGCAATGGGAATGGCACTATGTACTATTCAGGAGAGATCCATATGTTGGGGAGTAGCGTGGATTATGGTTCTCCCATGTCTCCATGTGCAAGCCAAGCCCCAGCTGCTCCAGTGTCTACAATGGCATCTCCTGGGGTTAACCAGGTCACCAGTACAGTGGACTCCACTCAAACCCTCGAGCACACCCAAATAGACTTTGATGCCATTTTGGATGACGGAGACCATTCAAGCCTAATGTCTGGCACATTAAGTCCAGGCCTTCTGCAGAGTCTTTCGCAGAATTCCTCACGGCTCACCACGCCGCGTAACTCTGTTACACTAGCCTCGATACCGGCAGGTATTGGCAACATGGCCATTGGTGACATGAGCTCAATGTTAACAGCCCTTGCAGAGGAAAGCAAATTCTTAAACATGATGGCTTGAGAATGAAAGAAGTTAATCAGGGGTTGCGTTTTAATGTAAAGACATTGAACAAGTAAATGTAACAGAATACATTGAACTGTTTAAGAACACTAATTCATGCTCTAATGGGAGGGAAAACATGTATGTTTATGCATTATTTTCACGAGCAAAGGCActgaaaatacaattcctgacGAGTTAAACTTGCAGCATTTCAGGTGAACAGTCAATTACATTATCAGACATTTGCTAACAACTGTTGTATGCAACTAGGCTGGCAAAGACCTCAAAATGACATGTTTCACAAGCCATATGTTCAATGTAAGTTTGTTAATGCATATTAGTGTACATCAGGGTAATGGTTATTGGGCTTGTATAAGTCTGATTTTCCCTTTCTCAACAGTGCACTGAAATTCACTAAGTGCCTCTCTTAAAAGAACATAAGTATGTTTTTAAACTCATATAATGCTATGTAATCTGGTATGTAGCTATACTAATAGatttatggatatttttattgcattttgctctgttttgtttatagttattCCATATCCTTCATGCTTTAAATTATGTGTAATGCATATTAACTGCACAAGCTTGTTCAGTGTGCACAGTGCTCTGATGTACCCCCTTGTCACTTCTGTGgggtattataaaaaaaaaactggtggaAAATGAATTTCTGCTCAGCTCCTCAAAGATGGTCGATTTCATCTATGTTGACGGATTCCCTTGAAGCACGCTCCAGGAGTTACAGATCTCTGTAGTTTCATCTGATCTGGCTGTGTGATAGTGAAGGACAGCATTACGTCTCTGAGCTTCAGTCTGCGGAGACCTGTCAGCCCGTGTGTCCTTTGAGATGCCTTTAAAGGAATATGCAAGTACTCTGTGTGCTCTCAGCGGAGATCGCATCCCAATTAACAGGTTCATCACCCTGTTGAGCTTGTGATGAACCACAGGCGCATACTAAAATGACTTCAGCCTTTGATTTAGTAGTTACAAAAAATTTCCACCAAGGACGGAGCGATTTTGAAGGTCTAAACTAGgagttctttgttttttttttgtttttttgtgatgccATTTGCCGAACTCAACATATGTATAGCTTTTGTACATTTTCAATACAGCATCTTCATTTCTGTTTTAACACTGGGTTTGTTTTGTCTCTTATTCATCTGCTAGATATTGTTCCAAAACCTCTATAGTtgaatttaagaaataaaaatgggAAAAGTGTGCATATTCATTAAAATGCAGTAGCAAAaagtattaaagggggggtgaaatgctatttcatgcatactgagttttttacactgttaaagagttggattcccatgctaaacatggacaaagtttcaaaaattaagttttaagtttgaaggagtatttctgttccaaaaatactccttccggtttgtcagtATATGACATGACATtccccgtatagcagagcactgagagcacagacattcactgatcagagtgagagcgtcgcgaaaagtcacaaaagaagtgtgtttttggttgccagggcaagacaaccctgcacagattaccaaaagagaaacagcattaagggaccagtggatggagtttatttttacagagcatcaacggagttgtgcaagtgtttgtgttcgttccctgcatttcgaagatgcttgttttacaaacaaggtccagtttgacgatggatttgcacatcgtttatttcttaaggatgatgcaatcccaacaaaaaagggtcacgatcgtgtgttggaactgcaggcggtgagtaaaactgcttcaaatatctccgtgttattaacttagctatcggcgcataagcacatcaagtaaacaacatgcgatgttgtcatcaaactgcactttccacacgtacagcttaaaaaaaaaagagacaaagtggaacttagtcattttccaaaaccgctaagcaaatatatacagtttcagtaaatACCACacagagacgtcgttgctgctgctgctcttgttcaatttcagcctctggatctggttctggatcataaatatacgctgaatctgactgttagccatggtttgttttggttggttttgtcctcacgtaatgtcacagcttccaaacgctctcaatgcaaaagcctactggcgctcgtgattctttagctccgcccacacatcacgcctccagccggtcgtgtttttccgggaaaaatcggtacagactatctttctcttatgaatataagaGCAAGATTGTATCATAATACAGCTAGAAGTCTGAATTTGGATGCagaaaaacttttgaatgctttgctttaaaaacacaaaaccatGTTTTAAAAAACCTAAACAACAGAAAACTCCATACTTGGAACTTCCTAAAGTTAGTTTGCCTGTAGTTGAATGGAAGTGAATCAGGGGACTGACTGATACGTATAGGGAGCAAATGATTTGATTCCAGTCTTAAAAATTTTTTTGCTGAGGATTTATTTGATCCACATCCAAATTATTTCTCTTTCCTTGTAATTCTTTATTCTCTTAGAGAAATGATGGAGGAAAAATAGCCCCAGGGTAAATCTCAGAAGCGCAAAGAACAGGAGGATAGCATGAAAGTGGAGTTGACTAGCAACTGATAAGGCACCACTGACAATTCCGGAAATGTTGCTTGGAATAAGATCCTAAACCACTGGATTCTAGAATATAAGTTTGTCCAAACGGTACCATGACATTTTCTGTCATATAATGCattggaaatcattttaatatgccgatTTTATGCTAAAGAAAAATGTCTTACtattatctatgttgaaaacagtttctgATCCAtgaaaatttcaaaagaacagcattaattaaaacagaaatattttgtaatagcctactgtattattatataagtCTATTAATTtcatacaagaaaaaaaaggagaaaacgaaaaacttgctgaccccaaacttttgaacattaatgTTTGTGCACTAAAATGTGCAATAGAAGGGCACACTCTTCCAAAAGAAGGGTAGTTACCAAATAAGGGTGAACTCTGGACCTCTTTGGGAATCCCAAGGACATTGTGCAACAGTCCCATCTTAGGAAGACatcaaacagctgagaaaagaTCAGTTGTTCGGTCAAGAAGCTTCATTTTTCAGGACAAGCCCCAAAAATATTCAGGAGATGAACAAACATTAAGCATTAAGTTATACAGCACCTGTAACCAGCTTCTATGATTTCAAATTATATCATGTATCATCATACTGTAGATGCATATAACATCTTTTCCACCAAAGGCTTCCAGTTTtgcagtgtattaaaaaaaattgtgcctctgtctgacctctgaccctcaAAAGCAGAACGTCACATTAAATTACAACACTTTACTGCAGCCTCTTCTCTATACTTTCTTTGAGTCGGTTAAGAATTTCCATCAAAGGATGCTTGTGAGGAACACAGGCTCCGTGATCAAAGAGATCTGACCAGGTCAGGGTTTGGGGCGCAAATGCACCCTCCTCTCCTTACCCAGCAATGCTTTGGGTTATGAGAGGCTTTTGGCTTGAAAGAcatgcatgcatgaatgaatggtGACATTGTGTCTGTAGTGTGAGCTGAACAATGAGAGCCCTCACTTTGATCTGTGAATTTAAGCACAGAGCACTGCACCAGGCAAGTGAGATCAGTTGTCCATTTTAGGCCtgctaataaaaaatacaaaattctgtTAAAGTACTTTTTAATTCAGTATTCAACTCTTGTCAATGTCAGTAAGGCATCTCTGCAGtgaaataaagatacatttatgATAGAAAGATAAGCTTATTACCTTGAAGAACCAAATAGGGCCTGAAATATGAATAAATCTCCCAACATTCCACCAGTGACTGAGAAACAAATGTAGTAAAGCTTTGAGAGTAGGCTGTATAGATAAGTATCACGTTTGCTTGAGCCTTTAAAATAGAATTAATTTGGGTTCGGTCAAGATTTTGTGTTATTTGATTTTTAGAGACAAAATGCCAGACCTGTGATTTGAGTGGTCGTGCTGTTAGAGAAAACAGCTCAAATTCAACCACAAAACGATCCCTTGACCCTGCAAACTCAGCTAACTGGGAATTATGCATGGTGGGTCTGCTGCTGAATTACAAGGCAAAAAGACTATTTTGACAATAAGGAACACTTCAATTACTTTACACTCCTAAAATAAccgttctttattggcatctgtggttccatgaTTTTTGATCATCCATGGAAACTATAAACTGCGCAAAAACGTCTTCAAGGttgaaaaaggttctttagattaataAAACGGTTCTTCTATATAGCATCACCCTTGTGTTACCTTTATTCTCAAGACTGTATTCTACCAGAAGGCAGGCAAAATGGAAGAAACTGTGTGATCACAATATTAAATATTCTAAAACAACCCATTTTCTAAAATACACAATAGTTCACTAACACTGCAATGGCCACTGCTAGACACAGTGTGTATTGTACTGGTGCAGAGAAAGTCTAGTTGAAGATTTTATTCCTGTGTAAAAACTGCACTGGATTTAGGCTGTAAGTGCAGAGGTATTGTGAGCATGATGTAAACATGATAGTTGCTGTAGTTCTAGACTACAGCATGTGAACATGCATTCATTTATATCAGTTGCAAGAAATTACGCAGGAAAAGTAATTCAATGCATTACAGAAAAAGTGAAACAAATTACACCTCTACCTCATCTTGGGTCACATGTCTCTGTTAATATTCATGTCATTGTTCTTGTCAATTATCAAACGAGTTCATTTCCATTTCTGATCATTATATCACGCTTTCAAAGTTCCAGATGGCTATTAACCTAGTCCATCTGATATCCATCATTACACAGCCAACTCTTTCCTCACAGTTCACCCTGGACTTAATCCACAGCCTGACAAGGCAAAGTATGTTCATTAGTGTGCAGAGATCTTGgaaaccatttacattttttttttaagtgtggtgTTTGAACAGGATCTCAGGGGGGCAAAAGATTCTCTTGTGTAGAGCCAGTAAAGAGGAAAAGATCTTTGGAAAAACAAGGGAGGGGTCAGAAgaaattttacagatttttatttaaacgTGATCCAAAAGAAGTTGAAAAATCGGAGGAATGCATAGATCACAGAGGGGAAAAAAGCTTCTGTCATTAGTGccatatatatttaatagtgttaaaattaaaaatgacaactTTGACAGGTTTTTACTGGTATAAGCCActgttaaataaagaaagaaagaatataacgttttaaaacactatttatttatatagtatttagcCACAGTTCTTCCAAAGTATCTTTGTTGTTGAGGAAATCCCCGGTTAGTAGTCTCAAATGTCTTTCAGGTCACAGTTGTCTTTCACAAAGCTCTCTGTAACGCTTTACAGAGTCTGATCACTTTCCTTAAAACAATAAGCATTTCACACGATCATAGAAAGATGAAAGCCTCAGAAAATGGCCATTTCAAACAGATTGTGAATTGTGCTTGTTGAATTTGGCAGTTTCTTCTATTGTTAAATATAGTCATTTCATGCACAAATAAACAGCACGAGATGGGCCGCTGGCCAGTGTGGCCGTTTTGAGGTCTTTAATGACCCGGGAGGTCACGGGCTCAGAAGATGTAATAACCGATCAGAGTGAGCACGGGGCAAGCGGCCAGAACAAGCTCAATAAATCTGCTCCGCGCTGAGAACTCATCTATTGTTTCAATCTCAATTCAGACAAATCACAATACTCCCATTGTCTGCCACAGCAGCTCCAGCTATAAGGGTTTAATTCAAGAGCATGTTGGGGAAAATAAAGAGAAGACAGAGAGCACTCGTTTATGTTTTATGACCAGAATACACTACATCTTTTATCCTATCTCTTAGCACACACGTGTAGGTGATAAATATGTGATAAATATATGCCAGCATCTGAAAGAGTAAACATCCATAAGACAATATATaatgcttttaaatattttatacttcaaataatgctttttaaagCATTCTAGCCACTCTAATTCCGCCCTGATCTTggattaatttcttattttctgaTTTAGGCCTATTCTAAGCAGCATAAAAACATAATCTGCTGTTCACTCTAAGGTGGATATGTAATAGTGGgtaagaaagcaaaacaaaatgaaagtgaaCACATATTCCGGAATTGGCTCTTTGAAAGACAACGTAGCCAAATACAAATCCCAGAATGCCCTCTAGTGGTGGAATGGACGATATGCCGATGAAAACCAGACATTTATTGAAAGCTTGTGTATCATTTACTtacattaaaatactttgttctcaGCAGAAACAGCAGAACACAAGGTTTTC
This genomic window contains:
- the LOC113108178 gene encoding zinc finger protein GLI2-like; the protein is METTSPTSTEKKECKGSGLDGRSFSDLPKKPSPTTASRAPHLFSTFHTPIPIDMRHHEGRYHYEPHPLHPIHGPHGLTGSPVISDISLIRLSPHAATTGESPFNPPHPYVNPHMEHYLRSVHSSPTLSMISAARGLSPADVTHEHLKERSLFGLPPPPPGANPSDYYHFIASHRSPYGDLLMPTAAAAAHLPDYMSPVDMSRFPSPRLTPRVSRKRALSISPVSDASIDLQTMIRTSPNSLVAYINNSRSSSAASSSYGHLSVGAISPSFTFPHPITPVAYHQLLSQQRGLNAFGHTPPLLQPSPSLNTRQTLAAAAALTNNNSADTNTQSSQNAGGDPAVSSTVNPMIFKRSKVKTEADEPHPISPGSQDHMELREELDKDECKQEPEAVYETNCHWEGCSKEYDTQDQLVLHINNDHIHGEKKEFVCRWEECSREQKPFKAQYMLVVHMRRHTGEKPHKCTFEGCSKAYSRLENLKTHLRSHTGEKPYVCEHEGCNKAFSNASDRAKHQNRTHSNEKPYVCKIPGCTKRYTDPSSLRKHVKTVHGPEAHVTKKQRGDAPPKPHPPKGNGENEAQSKHARGKTDGSEEANSTTRGVEDCQHVKSIKTENTVMYQSSPGGQSSCSSEPSPLGSATNNDSGVEMAMHSGGSLGDLSGLDDVPVVDSTGSPGTSAGVGLQLRKNGGGLLHLENIKKEKLKTVRDPCSWANASPQVRNTKLPPIPSIDSLLETPYIGNQMPGPPTQRLGDLSSYEMTMLNQLQERRDSSTSTMSSAYTLSRRSSGISPCYSSRRSSEASQFGVRNHNISSADSYDPISTDLSRRSSEASQCGGVGGLSSLLSLTPAQHYRLKAKYAAATGGAPPTPLPNMDRMSLRTRMALYNDSQESSAHLHHSQGVVNSRRCSDTGYGAPGMMPHEVPTNLPRRASDPVRRTAIDPLSLPRVQRFNSISNMNLSRLPAIERRAFNLQGNTWSDGSLHRHPFSQRPPSISENVLMENMATDGGDQQEDDMVLPDDMVQYLSSQNGSSNQDPGISVSYGHALDTHGNMISQQQFYGPRRMGMTNNNGSQVEPVCPGPEQMANQQSINKNNMPVQWNEVSSGSVDTTARLPKQQQLRGNLTVVQQKQNFGSYQGFATNQQVIPMSQNLASLQQGYPQRATQRMNSVQQYRQSVTNQSQNLGEQVNPQPGYRQDLNYNSSHRLTCNSMGPPNGRVMQNQEMQNYRSNFSHMNNVNQQNYVPAVQNTGRGLIQPRPPSEPKPLNRQHSGSAMIQQNGCSLSNVNSSEASPKRSGDFGQHSNGNGTMYYSGEIHMLGSSVDYGSPMSPCASQAPAAPVSTMASPGVNQVTSTVDSTQTLEHTQIDFDAILDDGDHSSLMSGTLSPGLLQSLSQNSSRLTTPRNSVTLASIPAGIGNMAIGDMSSMLTALAEESKFLNMMA